A genomic region of Gossypium hirsutum isolate 1008001.06 chromosome D01, Gossypium_hirsutum_v2.1, whole genome shotgun sequence contains the following coding sequences:
- the LOC107922671 gene encoding uncharacterized protein — protein MGSLLSGWDSPTSDPSSAILKRNRSLTKEEIEAFWRSKRKTEEEHLNAIYGSPDSCNQQYGREYMRSSSMPIPNRNQGFIDMDTEKSLENIVKQSGWWTRSTWAFLNEPPVLDRPTNNYQPQFHVASLATSKFNKNSGISAN, from the exons ATGGGTTCTTTACTGTCAGGATGGGATTCTCCTACATCTGATCCTTCATCAG CTATACTTAAAAGAAATCGGTCACTTACTAAAGAAGAGATTGAAGCTTTCTGGAGATCAAAAAGGAAAACAGAGGAAGAGCATCTTAATGCTATATATGGTTCACCAGATAGTTGCAATCAGCAG TATGGAAGGGAATATATGAGATCAAGCTCCATGCCTATACCAAATAGAAACCAGGGTTTCATAGACATGGACACAGAAAAAAGCCTGGAAAATATCGTAAAGCAAAGTGGGTG GTGGACAAGGAGCACTTGGGCATTCTTGAATGAACCTCCAGTTCTTGACCGACCTACAAACAATTACCAACCACAGTTCCATGTTGCCAGCCTCGCTACTTCAAAGTTTAACAAGAATTCTGGAATCAGTGCCAATTAG
- the LOC107921004 gene encoding U-box domain-containing protein 5 isoform X1 codes for MELGATQSVDLPYHSTIKIHRLMCLELKKLVDSISPMFAALESARPGCTLGMRALCSLQSAMDKANLLIQLCSESSKLYLAITGKGLLLKCDKIRNTLEICMIQVREMVPSVLAAKIAGIIDELRSARFQLEASEHEAGAAIIALLEHDKSASASRKQSEIEALRLSSLRLSITSPFALLIEKRSIKKLLGSVQDTNPNKRKVLTYLLYLLKKHGRLIWQLQPERTEEESLFSLMKEDGDENVETSGYDFFLPITPDQIICPISKRLLYDPVIIASGQTFERVWIEKWFNEGNQMCPVTNTKLMQFSLTPNLAMKALISKWLLRHGINVPQHVKPVPSLLSLRQPSSCSIASFGISVLGFRLEIGSVTLDSVSTDSSLDFSDRKSNDEIKSMLPQVAADSHHRIHHHQLSTDGIRVGCLSELDKHSWISQCKAVQNVKGLLEDNDKAQHLTFSNSHVVPVIKFLKDANDLCDVKMQKDGAEVLLAILSGRRIELPPCHEDVIYLLASLLDSETTRECLAILEILSWQQYYKSRIVACGILPSILKLLDTTVTEFNMVALKILWNLSNGSNVGYHITYLGYIPKLVSFLEDPNVAGYCVGIMNNIRDIEEARIEAVEAGLCTSIATILESSKKEEQEVGVELLLFLCYENTGYCKMIMTENVIQALSNISVNGSSKGSENALTLLELMDWMNASQCSRSGSRWSQGNSNVSSSTSNKSRLKISSYKALGCLRKKLSRFLLNVLH; via the exons ATGGAACTTGGTGCTACTCAGAGTGTTGACCTTCCATATCACAGCACCATTAAG ATACATCGGTTAATGTGCTTGGAGCTGAAGAAACTCGTTGATAGCATTTCGCCCATGTTTGCAGCTCTTGAGTCAGCTCGGCCAGGATGCACATTAGGAATGCGTGCATTATGCTCATTACAATCGGCAATGGATAAAGCCAACTTACTAATCCAGCTCTGTTCTGAATCCAGCAAACTCTACTTG gCCATTACAGGTAAAGGTTTACTCTTGAAGTGTGATAAAATTCGGAACACTTTGGAGATTTGCATGATTCAAGTTCGAGAAATGGTTCCATCGGTGTTGGCTGCAAAG ATAGCTGGAATTATAGATGAACTTAGAAGTGCAAGGTTTCAATTAGAAGCTTCAGAACATGAAGCTGGAGCAGCTATAATTGCACTGTTAGAACATGACAAATCTGCATCAGCCTCCAGGAAGCAATCCGAAATCGAGGCTCTTCGACTTTCTTCTTTGAGACTGAGTATTACATCTCCTTTTGCTCTTTTGATAGAGAAAAGATCCATCAAGAAACTGCTTGGAAGTGTCCAGGATACAAATCCAAATAAAAGGAAAGTCTTGACTTATCTCTTGTATCTTCTCAAGAAACATGGCAGGTTAATTTGGCAACTCCAACCTGAAAGAACGGAAGAAGAAAGCCTTTTTTCATTGATGAAAGAAGATGGAGATGAAAATGTTGAAACTTCAGGCTATGATTTCTTCCTTCCTATAACTCCTGACCAAATCATATGCCCAATCTCTAAGAGATTGCTTTATGATCCTGTAATTATTGCTTCTGGGCAAACATTCGAACGAGTTTGGATCGAGAAGTGGTTTAATGAAGGCAACCAGATGTGCCCTGTGACTAATACAAAGTTGATGCAATTTTCCCTCACACCAAATTTAGCAATGAAAGCCCTTATTTCTAAGTGGCTTTTGAGGCATGGCATCAATGTTCCTCAACATGTAAAACCAGTTCCTTCCCTGCTTTCCTTACGTCAACCTTCTTCCTGCTCCATTGCCAGCTTTGGCATTTCCGTGCTTGGTTTTCGACTCGAAATAGGGAGCGTCACACTTGACTCAGTGAGTACTGATTCGAGTTTAGATTTTTCGGACAGGAAATCTAATGATGAGATTAAGTCCATGCTGCCTCAGGTTGCTGCGGATTCCCACCATCGAATACATCATCATCAGTTAAGTACTGATGGTATTCGTGTTGGCTGTCTTTCTGAACTTGATAAACATTCCTGGATATCTCAATGCAAGGCTGTTCAAAATGTCAAAGGGCTACTAGAAGACAACGATAAGGCCCAGCATTTGACCTTTTCAAATAGTCATGTTGTTCCtgtgattaaatttttaaaggatgcAAATGATTTATGTGATGTAAAAATGCAAAAAGATGGAGCAGAGGTGCTTTTGGCGATTTTAAGTGGCCGCAG AATCGAATTACCGCCCTGTCACGAAGATGTTATCTATTTGTTGGCATCATTACTGGATTCAGAAACAACTAGAGAGTGCCTTGCAATACTGGAAATCTTATCCTGGCAACAGTACTATAAGTCCAGAATTGTGGCATGTGGCATTTTGCCTTCCATCCTAAAACTTCTGGACACTACAGTCACAGAATTTAACATGGTTGCTCTGAAGATCCTATGGAATTTATCGAATGGCAGCAATGTTGGTTACCATATTACATATTTGGGTTATATTCCAAAGTTGGTTTCTTTTCTTGAAGATCCAAATGTTGCAGGGTATTGCGTTGGGATTATGAACAACATACGTGACATTGAGGAGGCTAGAATTGAAGCTGTTGAAGCTGGTTTATGTACTTCGATCGCCACAATCTTGGAATCCAGTAAAAAGGAAGAACAAGAAGTTGGTGTTGAGTTGCTCCTGTTTCTATGCTACGAGAACACAGGATACTGTAAAATGATAATGACAGAAAACGTAATTCAAGCTTTGTCCAACATATCAGTGAACGGGAGTTCTAAAGGATCCGAGAACGCATTGACACTGCTGGAGCTCATGGACTGGATGAATGCTTCTCAATGTTCAAGATCTGGAAGCAGATGGAGCCAAGGAAATTCAAATGTCTCCTCCAGCACCAGCAATAAATCCAGACTCAAAATATCATCTTACAAGGCATTGGGATGTTTGAGAAAGAAATTATCAAGGTTTTTATTGAATGTCCTACATTGa
- the LOC107921004 gene encoding U-box domain-containing protein 5 isoform X2, whose protein sequence is MIQVREMVPSVLAAKIAGIIDELRSARFQLEASEHEAGAAIIALLEHDKSASASRKQSEIEALRLSSLRLSITSPFALLIEKRSIKKLLGSVQDTNPNKRKVLTYLLYLLKKHGRLIWQLQPERTEEESLFSLMKEDGDENVETSGYDFFLPITPDQIICPISKRLLYDPVIIASGQTFERVWIEKWFNEGNQMCPVTNTKLMQFSLTPNLAMKALISKWLLRHGINVPQHVKPVPSLLSLRQPSSCSIASFGISVLGFRLEIGSVTLDSVSTDSSLDFSDRKSNDEIKSMLPQVAADSHHRIHHHQLSTDGIRVGCLSELDKHSWISQCKAVQNVKGLLEDNDKAQHLTFSNSHVVPVIKFLKDANDLCDVKMQKDGAEVLLAILSGRRIELPPCHEDVIYLLASLLDSETTRECLAILEILSWQQYYKSRIVACGILPSILKLLDTTVTEFNMVALKILWNLSNGSNVGYHITYLGYIPKLVSFLEDPNVAGYCVGIMNNIRDIEEARIEAVEAGLCTSIATILESSKKEEQEVGVELLLFLCYENTGYCKMIMTENVIQALSNISVNGSSKGSENALTLLELMDWMNASQCSRSGSRWSQGNSNVSSSTSNKSRLKISSYKALGCLRKKLSRFLLNVLH, encoded by the exons ATGATTCAAGTTCGAGAAATGGTTCCATCGGTGTTGGCTGCAAAG ATAGCTGGAATTATAGATGAACTTAGAAGTGCAAGGTTTCAATTAGAAGCTTCAGAACATGAAGCTGGAGCAGCTATAATTGCACTGTTAGAACATGACAAATCTGCATCAGCCTCCAGGAAGCAATCCGAAATCGAGGCTCTTCGACTTTCTTCTTTGAGACTGAGTATTACATCTCCTTTTGCTCTTTTGATAGAGAAAAGATCCATCAAGAAACTGCTTGGAAGTGTCCAGGATACAAATCCAAATAAAAGGAAAGTCTTGACTTATCTCTTGTATCTTCTCAAGAAACATGGCAGGTTAATTTGGCAACTCCAACCTGAAAGAACGGAAGAAGAAAGCCTTTTTTCATTGATGAAAGAAGATGGAGATGAAAATGTTGAAACTTCAGGCTATGATTTCTTCCTTCCTATAACTCCTGACCAAATCATATGCCCAATCTCTAAGAGATTGCTTTATGATCCTGTAATTATTGCTTCTGGGCAAACATTCGAACGAGTTTGGATCGAGAAGTGGTTTAATGAAGGCAACCAGATGTGCCCTGTGACTAATACAAAGTTGATGCAATTTTCCCTCACACCAAATTTAGCAATGAAAGCCCTTATTTCTAAGTGGCTTTTGAGGCATGGCATCAATGTTCCTCAACATGTAAAACCAGTTCCTTCCCTGCTTTCCTTACGTCAACCTTCTTCCTGCTCCATTGCCAGCTTTGGCATTTCCGTGCTTGGTTTTCGACTCGAAATAGGGAGCGTCACACTTGACTCAGTGAGTACTGATTCGAGTTTAGATTTTTCGGACAGGAAATCTAATGATGAGATTAAGTCCATGCTGCCTCAGGTTGCTGCGGATTCCCACCATCGAATACATCATCATCAGTTAAGTACTGATGGTATTCGTGTTGGCTGTCTTTCTGAACTTGATAAACATTCCTGGATATCTCAATGCAAGGCTGTTCAAAATGTCAAAGGGCTACTAGAAGACAACGATAAGGCCCAGCATTTGACCTTTTCAAATAGTCATGTTGTTCCtgtgattaaatttttaaaggatgcAAATGATTTATGTGATGTAAAAATGCAAAAAGATGGAGCAGAGGTGCTTTTGGCGATTTTAAGTGGCCGCAG AATCGAATTACCGCCCTGTCACGAAGATGTTATCTATTTGTTGGCATCATTACTGGATTCAGAAACAACTAGAGAGTGCCTTGCAATACTGGAAATCTTATCCTGGCAACAGTACTATAAGTCCAGAATTGTGGCATGTGGCATTTTGCCTTCCATCCTAAAACTTCTGGACACTACAGTCACAGAATTTAACATGGTTGCTCTGAAGATCCTATGGAATTTATCGAATGGCAGCAATGTTGGTTACCATATTACATATTTGGGTTATATTCCAAAGTTGGTTTCTTTTCTTGAAGATCCAAATGTTGCAGGGTATTGCGTTGGGATTATGAACAACATACGTGACATTGAGGAGGCTAGAATTGAAGCTGTTGAAGCTGGTTTATGTACTTCGATCGCCACAATCTTGGAATCCAGTAAAAAGGAAGAACAAGAAGTTGGTGTTGAGTTGCTCCTGTTTCTATGCTACGAGAACACAGGATACTGTAAAATGATAATGACAGAAAACGTAATTCAAGCTTTGTCCAACATATCAGTGAACGGGAGTTCTAAAGGATCCGAGAACGCATTGACACTGCTGGAGCTCATGGACTGGATGAATGCTTCTCAATGTTCAAGATCTGGAAGCAGATGGAGCCAAGGAAATTCAAATGTCTCCTCCAGCACCAGCAATAAATCCAGACTCAAAATATCATCTTACAAGGCATTGGGATGTTTGAGAAAGAAATTATCAAGGTTTTTATTGAATGTCCTACATTGa